From a region of the bacterium genome:
- the gatC gene encoding Asp-tRNA(Asn)/Glu-tRNA(Gln) amidotransferase subunit GatC — protein sequence MKISRDEVEHLANLARLELTEEEIEKFSHQLTDILGYVEKINELNTEAVAPTAHAMPLKNVLRQDEVKPSLPTEAVLANAPDAGEEYFKVPKVIRD from the coding sequence GTGAAAATCAGTCGAGATGAAGTAGAGCATTTAGCCAATCTGGCCAGACTTGAACTTACCGAGGAAGAGATTGAGAAATTCAGTCATCAATTGACCGATATCCTGGGTTATGTGGAGAAGATCAATGAATTAAATACCGAGGCAGTGGCGCCTACGGCCCACGCTATGCCCCTGAAGAATGTCCTGCGCCAGGATGAGGTCAAACCTTCCCTCCCTACCGAAGCAGTCCTGGCTAATGCGCCCGATGCCGGAGAAGAATACTTTAAGGTGCCCAAGGTAATTAGGGATTAA